The following nucleotide sequence is from Psychroflexus torquis ATCC 700755.
AATGTTTCTGGTGTTGATGTTGTATTTATTTATTTTGTCAACATTGATTTGACTTTATTCCCTAATTTAGAAATCGCAGAATTTAGAACTGTTGATGCTCTAGAAATAATCAAATTAGATAGTGATCAAACTGATTACGCAAACTTAATCCTAGACATTAGACATGAAGGTTACCCAAGGCCAGGAGCAGATAAGTCAGCAAGTAATATAGTTGTACCAACTGATGTTTGCGTCAAAGTTTTAAATGTAGATGATGCCATTAATAATAATCCACCTTACGACACTTGGAACATTATAACGGACAATAGATCTTACAACTTCTCATCAACGTGTAACTTAAATATAGATGATTTTGAAAGTTTAAATTCAATTTCTGTTTATCCTAATCCAGTAAGTAACACTCTCAATTTTAATAATCCCAATCAAATTGAACTTGATCAAGCCCTAGTGTATACTATGGAAGGCAGGTTGGTTAAGTCTTTTAATGATGTAAAAGAAAACATCGATCTAGAGGATCTAGTTTCGGGTGTATATTTTGTAACTATAAAAAACAAACAACAAGAGGCTTTGACTTTTAAAGTTATAAAGCAGTAAAAGTTGCTTGGCAACAAATTAAATTTATTACGAAACATTAAATTCGGTATAAATATCTTCACAAAAAAAACGCCACTCGAAAGAGTGGCGTTTTAAGATTTTGAAAAAAAAATGTTATATGATTAGATCAAACGTACATCTGAAGCGTTCATCCCTTTTCTTCCTTCTTCTTCATTGTACTCAACTTCGTCTCCTTCGTTAAGAGATTCACCATTAAGTCCTGTGACGTGTACAAAAATATCTTCTCCTGTTTCGTCGTTTGTAATGAATCCATAACCTTTAGATTCATTGAAAAATTTCACTTTACCTTGCATAATAATAAATAATAATTAATAATGATACAAAAGTAAATAAAATTTATCTTTCATGTGTTTTAAATTGAATTATATTTTGCTTTAATTAAGTCATTTTCAACAAATTAAAGGTCTATTTACTCACTGGATTTATCCTTCCTATTATCTTCCTTAGATTTATCTGAAAGTTTATTTATTCTATCTATGTTTTCCTTAGTTAATGTGTAATCTTGTAGGCGTTTCCCCTTCCACCTGTGGGCTAGGAAGAGGGGCATCAATATAAAAGCGCTAGCTAGTACACTTATTCCTATAATTCGTTCACCTATAATATCACTTTCATAAAGTTTGAAGTAGGACCCAAGTAAGAATCCAGCTAGGATTAAAAGAAAAACCAATTTGATAAGTGCTCTCATAGTGATGTTTTAAACAGTAACTTCTATTAATTTTTGACGGTAGGCCGTTAGCAATTTAGATTTTGAGATAAATCCAACATATTTCTTATCCCTCACCACAGGGAGATTCCATGCTCCTGTATCTTGAAATTTCTGCATGATATCTTTCATTTTGCATTCATTTAAATCTATGATATCTGGAGCGTTTTGCATAAGGTCACTTACTCTCATTTCTTCGTAAAGGGTTTTATCAAACATGATTGTTCGTATATCATCCAAAAGGATGATCCCTTGAAATAAGTAATCCTTATCCACCACAGGAAAGATATTTCGCTTGGACTTTACGACACCTTCACTTACTATTTGCCCAAGATTCATCTCATTGCCTAAGACTTCAAAATTATCCTCTACAACGTGTTGAATATCCATTAAAGTTAGCACATTTTTATCCTTATCATGTGTTAGAAGTTCGCCGCGTTTAGCCAATTCCATTGTATAAACAGAGTGGGGTTGAAATGATTGTGTGATTAAATATGAAATCAAAGCAGTGATCATTAAAGGCACAAAAAGTTGATATCCACCGGTGAGTTCGGCAATAAGAAAGATGGCTGTTAAAGGCGCGTGCAGTACACCCGCCATCATACCTGCCATGCCAACCATTGTAAAACTACCCGTTGAAATGGGTTTGTTTAAAAAGTCTAAGTGATTGACTATTAAAGCGAAACAATGCCCTAAAGCGCTTCCCATAAAAAGAACAGGAGCAAAGATACCACCTACCCCACCAGCAACAAATGTTAATGATGTAGCTACTATTTTGAAGATAACTAAGCCTGCTAAAAGTAAGATCACAACCCAAATATTATCAAGAAACTCATTGAAAAAGTTCGTTTGTAAGGCTTCTTGATAGTTTTCTGAAAGCAAATGATTGATGACACCATAACCTTCACCATAGAGTGGAGGTATAAAATAAAGCAGTACTCCTAGGCTAGTTCCCGCTAGAAGAATCCGTAGAAAAGTGTTTTTAATCGAAGAAAAAATCTTGTGTATCCTAAAATAAATATTTGTAAAATATATAGATCCAAAAGCACATATACAACCTAATACTATGTAAAAAGGAACCTCAGAAATTGTAAAATTATTTTGAAGTACAAAAGGAATAATTGTGCTGGATCCAAAGAAAAAATAGGAGGTTAAAATGGCAGAAATAGAAGCCATCAAAAGAGGTAACATACTTACCAAAGTTAAATCTAGGCTAAAAACTTCAATAGCAAATATAATCGCCGCGATTGGTGCTTTAAAAATGGAGGACATAGCACCAGCGGCAGCACAACCGATAAGGAGGGTTCGCATATTTTGATTCATGCGAAATAGCCTTGAAATATTAGAGCCTAAAGAAGCTCCTGTTGCAATTGTAGGACCTTCTAATCCTACAGAACCTCCAAAACCAACAGTAATAGGGGCTGTGATTAATGAAGCGTACATCTGAAAACGCTTCATAATCCCTTTTTTCTTAGAAATAGCATACAAGGTAGAGGGTATGCCGTGCCCAATTGGCCTACGTATAATTTTTTTAATGATAAAATAGACCAAAGCAAACCCTATAACTGGAAAGACGAAATAAAAGGCATGATGATAATTTACGATGAACTCTTTTTCTAGTAAACTCTGAATAAAATGCGTGAGATTTTTAATAACAACAGCCCCAAGACCCGCAGTAAAACCTATCAAAGCACTCAAAATAAGTGTAAATTGATGATCTGTCAAATGCTTGGTTTTCCAAACCAAAAAACGTTGTAAAGAAGGGAGTTGTTTAAAAGGCCTCATTTTAAAAGCACTGTTTTAAATTAGTGTTATATTATTTAATCACCTATAAAGACATCAGCGTCAGGAGAGCTTTTTAATGTGAAGCTCTTTCAATTGATCAGCACTTAGCTCTGCTGGTGCATCAATCATAATATCCCTTCCAGAATTATTTTTCGGAAAAGCGATATAGTCTCTAATGCTTTCCTGTCCACCGAGAATCGCTACAAGTCGATCCAAGCCAAAGGCAATACCACCGTGAGGGGGTGCGCCGTAAGTAAAGGCTTTCATCAAAAACCCAAATTGAGCTTCTGCTTCTTCTTTAGTAAACCCAAGATAATCAAACATCATGGATTGTGTTTTTTGATCGTGAATTCTTATGGACCCTCCGCCAATCTCATTTCCATTTAAAACCAGATCATAAGCATTAGCCTTTACTGCTCCAGGATCTGTGGCTAGCAATTCAAGTTGTCCTTCTTTTGGTGAAGTAAATGGGTGGTGCATAGCATGGAAGCGCTGTGTAGCTTCGTCCCATTCTAATAAAGGAAAATCGACAACCCATAGTGGCGCAAATTCTTTAGGTTTTCTCAAGCCCAATCTATTACCCATTTCCATTCGTAAAGCGCTTAGTTGTCCACGGGTAGCGTTAGCTTTACCAGAAAGAATACAAATAAGGTCGCCAGGTTGAGCTCCAGTTTTTTCTACCCACGCTTTTAAATCAGATTCATCATAAAATTTATCGACAGATGATTTTAAACTTCCATCCTCATTGCATTTTACGTAAACCATTCCTTTTGCACCAACTTGTGGGCGCTTCATCCACTCGATGAGCTTGTCGATGTCTTTTCTAGAATAGCTTGCAGCTCCTGGAATAGCAATACCCACGACGAGTTCAGCTTCATTAAAAACCTTGAAGTCTTTATGCTGAGCAATAGCGTTAAGCTCGCCAAACTTCATCCCAAACCTAATGTCTGGCTTATCGTTCCCGTAAGTTTGCATAGCTTCATCATAAGTTATACGAGGAAAATCCTTGACCTCTACACCGTTTATTTCCTTAAGTAAATACTTAGTTAGGCCTTCAAAGGTATTGAGAATATCTTCCTGCTCAACAAAAGTCATTTCGCAGTCGATTTGTGTGAATTCCGGTTGTCGGTCTGCGCGTAAATCCTCATCTCTAAAACACTTAACAATTTGAAAATACTTATCTAATCCTCCAACCATAAGGAGTTGTTTAAACGTTTGTGGAGATTGTGGTAAGGCATAAAATTGACCAGCATTCATACGGCTAGGGACCACAAAATCTCTAGCGCCTTCGGGGGTCGATTTGATGAGGTATGGAGTTTCAACTTCTATAAACTCTTTTTGTGTCAAGTAATTTCTAACAGCCATGGAGACTTTACTTCTGAAGATAAGCTTATTCTTAACAGGGTTTCTTCGGATATCTAGATACCGATATCTCATCCTTAAATCCTCTCCACCATCAGTTTCATCCTCAATTGTAAAGGGAGGGGTTTCAGAAATATTGAGAATGGTAAGTTTTTCGACCAACACTTCAATATCTCCAGTAGTGATGGATTTATTTTTAGATATTCTTTCTATAACCGTTCCTTCTGCCTGTATAACGAACTCGCGGCCTAAACTTTTAGCTTTTTCCATGATATCCTTAGGCGTACGATCAGAATCAAAAACCAACTGAGTAAGGCCATATCGGTCTCGTAAATCTACCCAGATGATGAATCCTTTGTCTCTTATCTTTTGTACCCAGCCAGATAAAGTAACTTTTTTATTTAAAGACTCTATGTTTAACTCGCTGTTATTGTGATCTCTATACATGTTTTGTGGTTTATTGCAGGATTTGCAAAAATAACAAGTTAACGGTCTTAATAAAGAGGATGTCGAGGAAATTTTTAGACATACTTAAACACTGTATGCTTGTTTTATTTTAAAAGTGAATCGCCCTATGCACGGGATATTTAAGAGGCTTTGTAAAACTAATGTTAACCAAATGTGTTTTAAATGTAAATTATATGTATATTTGAATCTAAATAAAAGAGATATGAAAGCATTTAGCACCTTTGTAATGGTTTTTTTAATGAGTTTTACACTTTTTGCTCAAATTGATAAAGACCTAGTGAAGACAGAAAAAGTTGGAGATTTACAGAAAGTAACTATGTTCTATGAAAGTGGAGAATTGCATCAAATGGGATATATCAAAAATGATAAACTTCATGGTGAGTGGGAATCTTTTGATAGAGAAGGAAATAATCTTGCCAAAGCAAATTATAAAAACGGTAAAAAAGTTGGACAATGGATGTTTTGGAATAATGGTAAACTTTCAATCGTAGATTACGATGAAAATAAAATCGTCCAAGTGAAAACCTTCGTTGAAGAAGGAACTCAAGTGGTAAGTAACTAGAAGAATTAATTTTAATTATATAAAGTGTCTAATGCAAATTAGACACTTTTTTTATGCTTAAAACAATAGGTTAAGTGATCGTTAACCATTCCAGAAGCCTGCATAAAAGCATAAATCGTCGTAGGCCCTAAAAATTTAAATCCTCGTTTCCTTAAGTCTTCCGAGATGTTTTGACTCAATTCAGTTTGTGAAGGAACTTGGTTTAATTTTGAAAATGAATTTAATATAGGCTCTTTATTCACATACTTCCATATGTATTTAGAAAACGAGTCGTATTCGTCTTGAATCTTTATAAAGCCTTTCGCATTGGTAATACTAGCTTCAATTTTACCTCTATGTCTTATAATCTTTTCGTTGTTGAGTAATCTGGAAACGTCTTCATTGGTGTACTTAGAGATTTTTTGATAATCAAATTGATCAAAAGCCTCCCTGAACTGCTCTCTCTTCTTTAGAATAGTCAACCAATTTAAACCAGCTTGAAAGCTTTCCAATAAGAGCAACTCATATAGGTGTTGATCTTCGTAAACGGGCTCTCCCCACTCTTCATCATGATACTTTTCATAAATTTCTTGACCAATACACCACTCACACCTTACCTTTGCCATTGTAATAATTTTAATATATTTCGACTGTTTAAAAAAAACACACATGAACGAACAAACACAACTTGAAAGTATAAAAAAACACTTAGATAAAGCACTTACTTATTCAGAATATAAACAACTTGTAGGTGATTTGTTGAAAGAAGATAAATCGACAGGATTTACTCAAAATGAGTCGTATCTCAATTACTCTAAACTAGGCTTTAGCCGAATGAATCGTTGGGAAAAAACTTCAGAATTAACAGCAGAACAAATTGAAGCTATCCAAAAGGTAACTAAAAAGCAAACTTGGCTTGTCATTACAGAAGGCTGGTGCGGTGATGCCGCTCCTGTCATACCAATCATGAATAAAATAGCAGATATAAATCCGCTCATCACCTTCAAACTGATTTTAAGAGACGAGAATGATGAACTTATGAGCCAATTTTTAACTAATGGCGGCAAGTCTATACCTAAGCTGGTTTCTTTTAATGCTGAAGAAAATGATCTTTTATTTATTTGGGGACCAAGACCAAAGGAGGCTGCCGATTTGGTTGCTAAAGAAAAAGCCGAATATGGAAAACTGAGAGATGAATTTAAAATCACTCTTCAGAAATGGTACAACCAAGATAAGGGGAAAAATATCGCAGAGGATCTTGTGAATTGCTTAAAGGCAACTGACTAATCCTCTATAAGCTTCTCAAAATCTTCAATGCTAAGGGCTTTCTTAACATTATAATCTCCAATTTGAGTTCGACGTAATTCAGAGAGGTAAGCCCCAGAATTTAAGGCTTCACCAAAGTCATAGGCCAAACTACGAATATAAGTGCCTTTGCTACATTGGATTTTAAAGTTGAGTTTAGGGAAGTTGTTTTGGATAATATCAAAACTGTCAATATTTACTTGACGTTTAGGAATATCAACGCTTTCTCCTTTTCTGGCATATTCATATAAACGCTTTCCCTCTTTTTTTAAGGCTGAAAAAATCGGGGGGCGTTGCATGATTTCTCCTCTAAATTGAGGCAAGGTATTTTGGATAAGCTCAGTAGTAATATGAGAGGTTTCAAAAGTCTTATCCACTTCTGTCTCCATATCGTAGGAAGGAGTCGTAGCGCCAACTGTAAATTCGCCAGTGTAAATTTTGGTTTGTCCCATCAAAGATTCGATGGTTTTTGTAGCCTTGCCCGTACATAAAATAACTAAACCGGTTGCCAATGGATCTAAGGTCCCTGCATGTCCTACCTTGAGTTTCTTAAGGTCAAATTTTTGTTTGATAAGCCATCTCACCTTATTCACCACTTGGAAAGAGGTCCAATGCAAAGGTTTATCAAAAAGCAAAATCTGCCCTTCTTTTATTCCGTCTAAAGTTAAATTATCCATTCAGTTGAGTAAAAATAATTGAGCCAACACCAACTACAAAACAGTAGATAGCAAAGTATCTCAATTTACTGCGTTTCACAATCGAAATCATCCAGGTGCAAGCTAACAATCCAGAAATAAAAGCAGCTACAAATCCTACTCCATAGCTCACCATATTAGCTTCGTCTATAGAAATATCACCACTGGTAACATCCTTCAAAATTTTTCCAAAAATAAGAGGAATCACCATTAAAAAAGAAAATCTTGCGGCCTTGGACTTTTCATTACCAAGAAGCACAGAAGTAGCAATAGTCGCCCCACTTCTCGAGATTCCTGGTAAGATAGCAATAGCTTGTGCCACACCAATCACAAAGGAATTCGTATAGGAAACTGGTTTTAAAATAGCCTTGGATTTATCGGTTAACCAAAGTAGCAATGAAGTCACGATAAGCATAAATCCTACCAAAATTAGGTTTCCACCAAAGAGCATTTCCATTTGAGATTCAAAAAAAAACCCAACAAGGGCCGCGGGAATCATCGAGATGATAATCTTTAAAGAAAAGCGAGTTTCCTCATTCCATCGGAACGAAAATAAACCTTTGAAGATCTCAACAATATCTTTTCTGAATATGACGATAGTGCTCAGTGCCGTTGCAAAATGAAGAATCACGGTAAGCAATAAAGATTCTTTTGGAAGACTATTGTTCCCTAAAATCGCTTTGCCTATCTCTAAATGACCACTAGACGATACTGGTAAAAATTCTGTTAGTCCTTGGATAATTCCAAGGATACTCGCATCCCATACATCCATTATTTAGCAGACTTTGGCTTGAGTAGAATGGCATACACTTCTATAGCAAAGCCAATTAAAATCACAGTAGGGGCGAGGCGAATTCGTCTCCAGCTAAAGATGTCTGGATTAAACACATTGGGGTCATCACTACCGCCGCCAGCCATCAGAATAAATCCAACAGCAATCACCGCTAATCCAATGATCATAAATTTATAATTCTCTTTTTCGAAAATTAACTTTTCGCTTTCTTTAGCTTCTTTTTTACGTTTGCTTTCTCCCATATTAATAATACAATTCGTCAGTTTTTAAATTTAAAAATCGCTGAGTAGCAAAAAAGGTACTTAACCAAGAAATTAAGATCCCCATGATTAAAACACCAACAAAAATAGCAGCCAGTAGAATTTCATCACTAATTAGGTTTAACTCAGGAAAACTTTTATTCAGATAATACAACACAACTCCCATTCCTATTAACGAAATAGTAGAGCCTATTAAACCTAGTTTTATACTTTTCAAGATAAACGGCCGTCGAATAAAGTGCTTGGTAGCTCCCACCATTTGCATGGTTTTAATAGTAAATCGCTTAGCATAAACCGATAAACGAATAGAGCTGTTGATCAATAGAACAGCAATAAATGTGAGTAAACCACTCACTATTAAAATCCAAAAACTCAATCGCTTAATGTTATCATTCAACAGGGCAATGAGCGGCTTATCATAAACGATTTCGTCTACAAATTCCTTATCCCCTAGATCTCTAGAAATTTCTGCAATCTGCGTTTCCGAGACATAATCGGCATTAAAATAAACATCGATAGAATTTTGTAAAGGATTATACCCCAGAAATTCCATGAAATCTTCTCCAATCTCCTCACTGTAAGCCTTTGCAGCTTCTTCTTTGGAGACAAA
It contains:
- a CDS encoding T9SS type A sorting domain-containing protein yields the protein MKQLSTLIILFFLSTHLSLAQVTSVPDENFEQALIDLGIDTDGVINGQVLTADIENIIELDISFREIDDISGIEDFTALEILDASDNQLVPTYDNPNAFNDIFVNNTNLKEIYINNVSGVDVVFIYFVNIDLTLFPNLEIAEFRTVDALEIIKLDSDQTDYANLILDIRHEGYPRPGADKSASNIVVPTDVCVKVLNVDDAINNNPPYDTWNIITDNRSYNFSSTCNLNIDDFESLNSISVYPNPVSNTLNFNNPNQIELDQALVYTMEGRLVKSFNDVKENIDLEDLVSGVYFVTIKNKQQEALTFKVIKQ
- a CDS encoding cold-shock protein produces the protein MQGKVKFFNESKGYGFITNDETGEDIFVHVTGLNGESLNEGDEVEYNEEEGRKGMNASDVRLI
- a CDS encoding chloride channel protein yields the protein MRPFKQLPSLQRFLVWKTKHLTDHQFTLILSALIGFTAGLGAVVIKNLTHFIQSLLEKEFIVNYHHAFYFVFPVIGFALVYFIIKKIIRRPIGHGIPSTLYAISKKKGIMKRFQMYASLITAPITVGFGGSVGLEGPTIATGASLGSNISRLFRMNQNMRTLLIGCAAAGAMSSIFKAPIAAIIFAIEVFSLDLTLVSMLPLLMASISAILTSYFFFGSSTIIPFVLQNNFTISEVPFYIVLGCICAFGSIYFTNIYFRIHKIFSSIKNTFLRILLAGTSLGVLLYFIPPLYGEGYGVINHLLSENYQEALQTNFFNEFLDNIWVVILLLAGLVIFKIVATSLTFVAGGVGGIFAPVLFMGSALGHCFALIVNHLDFLNKPISTGSFTMVGMAGMMAGVLHAPLTAIFLIAELTGGYQLFVPLMITALISYLITQSFQPHSVYTMELAKRGELLTHDKDKNVLTLMDIQHVVEDNFEVLGNEMNLGQIVSEGVVKSKRNIFPVVDKDYLFQGIILLDDIRTIMFDKTLYEEMRVSDLMQNAPDIIDLNECKMKDIMQKFQDTGAWNLPVVRDKKYVGFISKSKLLTAYRQKLIEVTV
- the aspS gene encoding aspartate--tRNA ligase, whose protein sequence is MYRDHNNSELNIESLNKKVTLSGWVQKIRDKGFIIWVDLRDRYGLTQLVFDSDRTPKDIMEKAKSLGREFVIQAEGTVIERISKNKSITTGDIEVLVEKLTILNISETPPFTIEDETDGGEDLRMRYRYLDIRRNPVKNKLIFRSKVSMAVRNYLTQKEFIEVETPYLIKSTPEGARDFVVPSRMNAGQFYALPQSPQTFKQLLMVGGLDKYFQIVKCFRDEDLRADRQPEFTQIDCEMTFVEQEDILNTFEGLTKYLLKEINGVEVKDFPRITYDEAMQTYGNDKPDIRFGMKFGELNAIAQHKDFKVFNEAELVVGIAIPGAASYSRKDIDKLIEWMKRPQVGAKGMVYVKCNEDGSLKSSVDKFYDESDLKAWVEKTGAQPGDLICILSGKANATRGQLSALRMEMGNRLGLRKPKEFAPLWVVDFPLLEWDEATQRFHAMHHPFTSPKEGQLELLATDPGAVKANAYDLVLNGNEIGGGSIRIHDQKTQSMMFDYLGFTKEEAEAQFGFLMKAFTYGAPPHGGIAFGLDRLVAILGGQESIRDYIAFPKNNSGRDIMIDAPAELSADQLKELHIKKLS
- a CDS encoding toxin-antitoxin system YwqK family antitoxin, whose product is MKAFSTFVMVFLMSFTLFAQIDKDLVKTEKVGDLQKVTMFYESGELHQMGYIKNDKLHGEWESFDREGNNLAKANYKNGKKVGQWMFWNNGKLSIVDYDENKIVQVKTFVEEGTQVVSN
- a CDS encoding DNA-3-methyladenine glycosylase I codes for the protein MAKVRCEWCIGQEIYEKYHDEEWGEPVYEDQHLYELLLLESFQAGLNWLTILKKREQFREAFDQFDYQKISKYTNEDVSRLLNNEKIIRHRGKIEASITNAKGFIKIQDEYDSFSKYIWKYVNKEPILNSFSKLNQVPSQTELSQNISEDLRKRGFKFLGPTTIYAFMQASGMVNDHLTYCFKHKKSV
- a CDS encoding thioredoxin family protein, whose amino-acid sequence is MNEQTQLESIKKHLDKALTYSEYKQLVGDLLKEDKSTGFTQNESYLNYSKLGFSRMNRWEKTSELTAEQIEAIQKVTKKQTWLVITEGWCGDAAPVIPIMNKIADINPLITFKLILRDENDELMSQFLTNGGKSIPKLVSFNAEENDLLFIWGPRPKEAADLVAKEKAEYGKLRDEFKITLQKWYNQDKGKNIAEDLVNCLKATD
- the truB gene encoding tRNA pseudouridine(55) synthase TruB, with product MDNLTLDGIKEGQILLFDKPLHWTSFQVVNKVRWLIKQKFDLKKLKVGHAGTLDPLATGLVILCTGKATKTIESLMGQTKIYTGEFTVGATTPSYDMETEVDKTFETSHITTELIQNTLPQFRGEIMQRPPIFSALKKEGKRLYEYARKGESVDIPKRQVNIDSFDIIQNNFPKLNFKIQCSKGTYIRSLAYDFGEALNSGAYLSELRRTQIGDYNVKKALSIEDFEKLIED
- a CDS encoding undecaprenyl-diphosphate phosphatase, encoding MDVWDASILGIIQGLTEFLPVSSSGHLEIGKAILGNNSLPKESLLLTVILHFATALSTIVIFRKDIVEIFKGLFSFRWNEETRFSLKIIISMIPAALVGFFFESQMEMLFGGNLILVGFMLIVTSLLLWLTDKSKAILKPVSYTNSFVIGVAQAIAILPGISRSGATIATSVLLGNEKSKAARFSFLMVIPLIFGKILKDVTSGDISIDEANMVSYGVGFVAAFISGLLACTWMISIVKRSKLRYFAIYCFVVGVGSIIFTQLNG
- a CDS encoding DUF3098 domain-containing protein encodes the protein MGESKRKKEAKESEKLIFEKENYKFMIIGLAVIAVGFILMAGGGSDDPNVFNPDIFSWRRIRLAPTVILIGFAIEVYAILLKPKSAK
- a CDS encoding cell division protein FtsX; the encoded protein is MASSFEKYQKRRLITSYFSVVISIALVLFLVGLLALLVLNTKKVADNLKEQIALTVYLKDTAKEVEIDQMQKSLALAEYSKTIVFVSKEEAAKAYSEEIGEDFMEFLGYNPLQNSIDVYFNADYVSETQIAEISRDLGDKEFVDEIVYDKPLIALLNDNIKRLSFWILIVSGLLTFIAVLLINSSIRLSVYAKRFTIKTMQMVGATKHFIRRPFILKSIKLGLIGSTISLIGMGVVLYYLNKSFPELNLISDEILLAAIFVGVLIMGILISWLSTFFATQRFLNLKTDELYY